DNA from Gouania willdenowi chromosome 15, fGouWil2.1, whole genome shotgun sequence:
CTGCGTCGCTCATGGCACAAGGTCCACGATAAAACACTGCATTGACTTCTCCCTCATTAGAGCAGTGTTCGACATGGTTAGTTCCATTATTCTGACCAGCAGACAAATTAGCCAGCGGGTTAATGGCATCTGCATTATTTGAAATTGCAGACAACGTTGCGTGCAGCTTCACACATTGTAAAATAAGACGCAGGTCTGTGCGGGTAAAAATTACTTTGAAGATGGCAACTGGGTTTTTCATATACATATTcagactttcatatatatatatatatatatatatatatatatatatacactttaatatttatattcaactaacaaatctgtctaaatccgtgttagtgagcacttctcttTTGCAGAGacaatccatcccacctcacaggtgtgacaTATCatgatgctgattagacagcatgattattgcatgATTAttgccttttattgtggccaccctgaaatgtgcagttttgctTTATTGGGATGGTCTGGAGGTCAGTGGTCTGGTCAGTATCTGGTGTAACCACCATTTGCTTCACGCAGTGCAACACATCTTCTTCgcatagagttgatcaggttgttgattgtggcctgtggaatgttagtccactcctcttcaatgACTGTGAgaagttgctggatattggcaggaactggaacacTCTGTCATATAGGCCgatccagagcatcccaaacatgctcaatgggtgacatgttCAGTgagcagaggtggcaaaagtactagtcttcagtactcaagtaaaagtatagatacttgaataaaaaattactctgataaaagtaaaagtattgaagttgctcccttacgtgagtaaaaagtaaaaaagtacatgctactaaatgtacttaagtaaaaaaaaaagtaaaaagtaaaacaaatgccCCTACAATAATAAGACAAGAGTTTTTAAACGAGCAAATTccatgtatttttatattttttagaacttgtagaaaacatagatcagcatagtgcgaataaaaaattgaacatgtctgtggcacacatatagcctactcaaagggtaaacaaatgtaaaccaaGAGGGTgctggctcacatcgcactACGATAACCCACAAGAATGGAATgcaaaaaagtccgaaaaaaaaGTGGTGGGAACAAACTcgaatttgctaaataaaaatagtttttatctacaaattcgataaatcgattaaataaatttttttgcccatccCGACCGTGACGTCAACATTGAAGgacttaaaagtaacaagctaatttttaaaatgtaaggagtagaaagtacaaatatttgtttaaaaaagtaaggagtaaaaaaaaaaaagtagggaTGTGACGATACACTCAGCTCACGACCCGAGAcacgatattgggttcacgaGAATGAGACGAGACgagattttaagaaaactacaatgacaaaatatatgacTGGACCAACAGACTTATACTTAACCGAGTTGCACctgcattttaaaatgttttattataactctttacatgcatgatgtaagcatgagcttttaatatacttcttcttccacaaattgaaactaaaactaaaatttataaaagttaaaataaaataaataaaataatttttttctttccttttttcaagtgcaaacaatgttatgtgcaaaaccaaatcaaagttctactctgtcaatacagagtgcaaatagtgcaaaaggagcctgaccaagtatgtcattaacaacatgctgcaactacacagccatgttcttataactgttaataaacttctttcacgctgtaaagcgtgaccgagttagatgctggagatatgaggaaataaccaggctgcagagcgtcctgctttaatacagagggatgtttgcattgaaacagaactattggcttccgtaatacgcagttttaaatataaattgtttaaagcaacctcattaaaatatgtgtgggaacagtttgtgttccatcctcatccacatatgacagcttgtttcactctgtagtggatcaaactgtgactttacgttggacatagtatgaaaatagttgaatcactcgGACACGGACTCGGGGGGGAAAAAAcctgatcgggacatccctactaccaatactcagaaagaaaaaaaaactcgaTACTTGATACCATTTTTGATACCacggtagggctgggcgatatggccttttttatctcaatattttcaagctatatcatgatgttattactgtatatttctaaatattttgcccttgccttgagatgataCTTCAATGCATACAATCAAACCAGAATGGCATTACTCAATatgtattaatgttttctctgtgatgtaattgggtTTTCCCCTAACTATTACAGCATAGCGTacctgttagtttctttttcagAGGCAAAACCTTAAAATAAGGTTAGTCAGTTAAAGCCACATGCCAAATGTCACACACggacctttattaacagaggtgtagagaacaataccaacatttataaaaaaaaatgtttttatttatttattattactgacaattgtgaatttatcagatacaaaatatataaacagttgCCACAAATAAGGCGcgcaaacacgcacacactcgcACTGTTTGGCTGAATGTCACTCAACAGAATGAACATGGTCCAGAaagttattaattaataatgttAATTATTAATCCAAGTTCAAATAAGTATAAAAGggcaaaagttttttttgggtTCGGggctaaaaacaaataaataacaagtgaTTATAAGAGCCAAGGTACAAAGGCCTCATGTAAAGAATTTTCAATATTcacaaagttggggtccaaaataaagtgaagaagtcacataaagaaaaaatggTTTTATATCCAAAAAAGagtaatatttataatataaattaaaacagagctcaattttttttcttaaattcccacatgcagttatgggtcaatgaaaagagtaaaaaaacaagaatttttTCAGACTTCAAGAGACGGTCACCCAagaagaaccaatgcatatatgtgatgTATATGTAATCAataatgatgtgaacagtctatgtacatagatCAAAGTTGATCAAATCACATGGAGCTGaagcatatgctaagttgtttactgaaggcccaaacctcggcaaactttttttccaattttgaggaacTGGCAAGTCCatcagataggatgtatagcagatctttttgtatattctgagagagtaggtggaactgtattactataccatatttcaCTTTCCCATGTGATGTACCTGAGATACTGGAATCAAACTTGTTTCTTTAttgaaatatgaaattaattatttatacatttaccaATATGCCATGCCCTACCAAATGTCTTTGTTAGAGCataataaaaagtattttagaATGACAGCACGTGTTTTTCCAGTGTTGACAGCGTCATGTTTCATAACTAAATCTCTGCCGTTTGTAAGAAACTAAAACGTGTGAAAATCAGGTAAAAATTCGTGGAATTATGGTTATTGTAATTGGGGAATCGGGATACACCTTCCTCGGTAAAAATAAATGCAGGCAGGGCGCATCGAGACCTTTCCAACATGGCGGCCGCGCTGATCGTCAGTTCCAATAGGCAGCGTCAGTCTGAGGAGTctatgtatataatgtctatgatctCACCTGTGGTTGCTGCAGACTTGTTTGCTGGGAACCAAACATCATCCTTTAAGAGAATGAACCGTCTTGGTCTCTGTTAACGTGTCCCGGTTCTCTTCATCTTCTCCACCTGCAGCTGTAGGCTCAGGCTGAGGTTTAACCGCAGGCTCGATCTCACCCCATAAAACTTTAATACGTTACACTTATAAAGTGCCTTCAATTCAAACAAAATACCTGCATGGACTAAATAACGAGTTTTGCGATGTAAAATAATAACTCATGGCTTTTAAAATGAGATATAAAGACATTTAAGAGGATGTTTTTTTAACCCATCATAGCTTTAGCTTAATACTTAATTGGTCCGTCAGTATTATTGTTCCGCTGTGCAACAACTAAAGGTTCCCCCTCACAGAATAGGACCGGTAGTGTTTCCCAggactataataataacaaaattattattattattataattatttattgctTAAATCACAAGTCTTACAAAGACTGAACGACTTGTAAAAGATGTCAATTTCAAAtagtaaaaatttaaataaacagctCATGATTTGCAATAGGATTTATCATTATATACTTACTATGTACCTAATAGTGTGACTTACaggaatgtatttttatttattttgttaaatgaaCAATTTACGTGTATTGACTTCATTTAGCAACACTGAATGTATGAATACAGGAAACAGTTTGATGACGTCATCAACTGAACGGTTGCAGCAGCTGAAagatgaaagcaaaaaaaaagcaaacacaatGATAACTTCAGTATAGCTTCTATTAGTGCTAGTGATTGAGTTGGAGAAACTCTCTTACTGATCTGAATACATAGAAGTTAAACaacaatatttgtgtattttaaaagctGACATTTTGGTGAGAAGTGGCTGCTACAGGTAAGatggacttggtaaatggacttgattttatatagcgctttatcaccacactgaagcagtctcaaagcgctttacatatcagctcattcacccaatcactctcacattcacacaccagtgggacaggactgccatgcaaggcgctagtcgaccactgggagcaacttagggttcagtgtcttgcccaaggacacttcgacacatagtcaggtactgggatcgaacccccaacctctcgatcagaagacgaccctccaccacctgagccacggtcgagACTTTACTGATGTTACAAATGATcatttgaaaattatttttactctggttttaacataattaacattttattccttggggaaaaaaacagttcAATATTCTATGGAGATGACActgttttgaacagtttgagagtCTTTCAGAGCCTAAGGTGTGTGTAcatataatacataaaataaaggTGTTTGACTTTAATTTTCACAGAATGGATGTAATACagcaggataataataataataataataataataataataataataataataataataataataataaataaataaaagcatatttgATAATCTTCTCATTAAAGATACTCATGTTCAAAAAGGGTAAGAAGTGTAAAACTTTTCTAGTCCTACTCACttgtattaattatttaatagtggagtgaaaataaaaagagtaccccaaatataatactcaagtaaagtacaaatACTACAAAATATTGCTTAAGTTAAGTATGTTTACTTCATTTATTAACACTGAATGTATTGCATGAACAATACAGGAAACAATTTGATGACATCTTCATCAACTTAACAGTTGCAGTGGCTGAAAGATGAAAGTAAAAAAGAACCAAACCCAATGATAACTTCAGTGTAGCTTCCCTTAGTGCTAGGGTTGGACAAACTATATTAATGATCAGAGTATATAGAAGTTAAACAATATTTGTGTATATTAAAAGCTTAAATTCTGATGGGAAATGGCTGCTGCAGGTAAGAGACTTAAGTGTTATTAGGTCTGACCTACTAACATCCTTGATGCTGATTGGTTGAAATTTGAACGGTTTCATACTGTATGTCTCAATGCGCAGACAATATAGTGCACCAATAATCTACACTTTTCTCTATAACTGCAGGATAATGCGTGGATAACTTTTTGCTTGGATACCTTTTATTAACGTTGAACATATTgagcaaaagaaaaagtaatgcCTCGTTTGGTGGAACGAAATTGAACGATACAGCTCACGtatgtgtgaatattttcttttggtttaaattttaactttacaggttcacttttttccccatcatttgtgacatgaaattcATTTCACAAATTTGTGGAATTTTTATACACAAGTAAACATTGTTACATAAAAGTTCTCACATTATATTCTCCTAATTTGCAACATTTTCACACGTAAGGTGTTTGGGAATGTAAATTAAACTTTGCTACATTTGAAGTTGTGCTTGTTTGTTGctttttaatgatcaaacaaaactcaaagaaatttctgtgattttttttcttcttccagaCACCTGATCAGAAAACAGTGTGCCGAGGAAAAATGACGACTCATTCAGTGCTGCCGTTGGTGCTCGGCACAGACGGGGATGCCGAACACTTCGTTCCACTGGCCTCTTGTGGCTCTACGTCGTGCATGTCCCACTCAGAAGAGCTGGCGTTCCTGCCGGAAAGTGACGTGGCAAATTGCTGTATGTTCTGCCAGCAGACGTTTGATCACCAGGAAGAGCTGGGTCCGCACATCCTAACCCAGCATCCCACCACCTGGGTTGAGCCTGGTGTGCTCCGGGTGGATGCGGAGTTCAGGATGCCCATGGAAACCTGCTGCTCGGTGGtgaaacaggaggaggaggaggaggcccACAGCTGCATCCTGTGCGGGCTGGTAGCGCAGAACGCCGCCAAGCTGGAGTCACACATGATAAAGCATAAGGAATACTATGGCTACTGCTGCAAGGTCTGTGGCCGGCGGTACAAGCAGCGCCACTTACTTGAGAACCACATCAAGATTCACACTAAGAGCAAGTCCCAGCAATACCACCTGGATTCCCCGGTTACCATCAACGGCGTCATCCAAGATCCTCCACCTGAGCCCGTGACCAGTGTGTACAAAATGTGCAAAGTGTGTGGAGCAATCCTCCCTGATCGTGACAGTTTGGTGGAACACAGTCGTGTACATAACCGAGAGAGAGAACCAAATAAAGAGAAGAATGACTTTTTTGAAAGCCTAGCCTTTCAGCCTAAGGGTTCCACTAATGTTCTGCCAGTGAGAACATCCAGATGGATCCCTCAGCTCAATCCCATCACTACGTGTCAGGCGTGGCAGCTGGACACCAAGGGCAAGCTTGCGGTCCGGCACAAGAAAACCAAAAGGCTCAGCCCAAAGGTCAGCACAAACCAAGAAAACGGTGCCTCCAATGAAGAGGACCTGCACGGCAACGCGTCCAAGGGCCAGATAGACAAACCCAAGAAAAAGCAGCTGGGACCAAAGCGTCAGGCTCAGCCGCAGTCAACCAACAGGGCAGAAGCTCCGCCTCCATCACTCGATGCCAAACAGACTAGAACGAGCTTGCCAAAACAGCCAGAAGATGGCGTCGAGGACGGCTCTGATGTCGCAATGATTACAAGTAAagccatttttactttttcaaaacaGTTGCACTAAAAAGtataacaacataaaaataaatctgagcacTAAGGGATtgaagtcataatatttcaagaataaagttgtaataattGTAgaatagtcataattttattaaaataatgccATATCTTTCAATACTGGTCATGGTACAGGGCTCAGAATTCCCTGTTGAACTAAACGCAACTAACAATGATAGCCCTGAAGTCGACCACTTCCCTCCACTTCctatattacgactttaatctcgtagtggccagattttagttttattttattgtggccctaatacgctgtGGTACTAAAGAACACTTTTCCCTCCAATGCTGATCTGTTtgcatttttctctctctctaacttTCTCTGGTATTTGATCCTGAAGGTGAAGATGGTTCCTATCAGTCCAAACGCTCCAAAGAATGCAGCTACTGCGGGAAGTCGTTCAAATCCAGCGACTACCTCATCATTCATCGGAGGATTCACACAGGTTAGTTTCTTTGTTTGCATATAGTTGACAATCAAATCATGTTCACGTCTTTaaactggtttgttttttgttgtttgtacaATACACAAGTTTAAAacttgtgtattatttttaattattattttagaacACGAACAGAAAATCTCTTCATTATTAAAGTGCAAGGAAAAAAGCATCTCAAGTTTAAATTGTTGATATTAGTTttaaggttattttattttatttttttgctatattgacgttattttttcacatttttcaattcTAGAATATTCTTCAAAAATGTCTGTAAGCCATTTGTTATTAATTAATGGTTCAGTTTTTCTCTTGCCAACTGTTTGAGTAATATGACACTTGATTAAGCCTTttataacattccacacaaccaaataagtcataaaagtacgTAGGATTTGAGCTGATATTATATTGGATTGATATCGGTATcaaccaatactcaaggctccTATATGGTATCGTATCGTTGATGAAAAACTTGTGATGGAATCAAATTTCACTTTTGTGGCGTAGTGTTCAATTCTTAATTTAAAAGCAATATTTAATGAGGTGTTTTTCCTCCAATTAGCCTACTATTCTAATGCTACGTAGCTTTAGGCTAACAGTGGTGCAATGGTTTAGTAAGAGTTACATTTTAAGAGGATGTAGAGGTAATAAAAGTCAAAGTTACATATTTAACCAGCGTTTGTGTTTCTTTCAGGTGAAAAACCCTACAAATGTGTTCACTGCAACTACGCTGCTGCTCGGAAAACCTCGCTGAAATATCACATTGAGCGTCGTCACAAGGATCTGACGTCGCTACAGAGCCCGAGCggaccctcctcctcctctatgaAAGACCAACACATGAACAAAGTTCCTGCTTCCAACAGGATCAAACCATTGCTTCCTGCTGTCAGAGCACAGGAATGCTCCCTCAGCCAATCACGTGTTCAGGTGATAACCGAGAAGGAGGAGTTTACCAGCATGACCGCTTCTCCTTCTTCTCTGAGCAATGCCACCATTCCCACGCTGTACCCCTTCCCCAAGCTAAGCCACGAGGATGTGAAAATGGAGGACGTGGAGGATCCGTTAAACTTGTCCCTCAAAGGGCCTTTTCCCAACGCGGCCAGTGCAGAACCCACAGCGGCACTGGTCCCAATGGCTGGCGTTAAGGAGGGCTCTAATGACGCAGTGATTACTGGTAAaaccatttttacttttttaaaacagttgCGCTAAAGtataacaacataaaaataaatctgagcactacgagattaaagtcataatatttcaagaataaagttataatatttcaagaataaagttgtaatatttgtagaatagtcataattttattaaaataatgccATATCTTTCAATACTGGTAATGGTACAGGGCTCAGAATTCCCTGTTGAACTAAACGCAACTAACAATGATAGCCCTGAAGTCGACCACTTCCATCCACTTCctatattacgactttaatctcgtagtggccagattttagttttattttattgtggccctaatacgctgtGGTACTAAAGAACACTTTTCCCTCCAATGCTGATCTGTTtgcatttttctctctctctaacttTCTCTGGTATTTGATCCTGAAGGTAAAGATGGTTCCTATCAGTCCAAACGCTCCAAAGAATGCAGCTACTGCGGGAAGTCGTTCAAATCCAGCGACTACCTCATCATTCATCGGAGGATTCACACAGGTTAGTTTCTTTGTTTGCATATAGTTGACAATCAAATCATGTTCACGTCTTTaaactggtttgttttttgttgtttgtacatTACACAAGTTTAAAACATAGTCCCCAGGTTTAGAGAGTCTCCATTTTTATCCttggaaataaaacaatttaaaaacaagccattttttaaaggaaatccAGCTTGAAAAGAAATGATAGTAATAGTTGGACtgaaatgagaggaaaacaaaGTGAGTCAATAAGTTAAAGctgtaaaaatttaaatttggactattgtttattatatttttaataattataattttaaaacagtaagAGAAAAGCTATTCattaataaagtgcaaagaaaaaagcATCTCAAGTTAAAATTGTTGATATTAGTTTCaaggttattttattatttttttgttttattcaattgtatgATATTGTGATtagttcaaatgtttattttggattTTAAGAATATATTTGGCtatattgaggttatttttcaaattcttcaattgtagaatattcttcaAAAATGTCTGTAACACAATTTTTATGAATTAATGGTTCAGTTTTTCTCATGCCAACTGTTTGAGTAATATGACACTTGATTAAGCCTTTTATAACATTCTACACAAccaaataagtcataaaagtacgTAGGATTTGAGCTGATATTATATTGGATTGATATCGGTATcaaccaatactcaaggctccTATATGGTATCGTATCGTTGATGAAAAACTTGTGATGGAATCAAATTTCACTTCTTCTGTGGCGTAGTGTTCAAATCTTAATTTAAAAGCAACATTTAATAAGGTGTTTTTCCTCCAATTAGCCTACTATTCTAATGCTACGTAGCTTTAGGCTAACAGTGGTGCAATGGTTTAGTAAGAGTTACATTTTAAGAGGATGTAGAGGTAATAAAAGTCAAAGTCACATATTTAACCAGCGTTTGTGTTTCTTTCAGGTGAAAAACCCTACAAATGTGTTCACTGCAACTACGCTGCTGCTCGGAAAACCTCGCTGAAATATCACATTGAGCGTCGTCACAAGGATCTGACGTCGCTACAGAGCCCGAGCggaccctcctcctcctctatgaAAGACCAACACATGAACAAAGTTCCTTCTTCCAACAGGATCAAACCATTGCTTCCTGCTGTCAGAGCACAGGAATGCTCCCTCAGCCAGTCACGTGTTCAGGTGATAACCGAGAGGGAGGAGTTTACCAGCATGaccgcttcttcttcttcatcttctctgAGCGATGCCGCCATTCCCACACTGTACACCTTCCCCAAGCTAAGCCCCGAAGATGTGAAGATGGAGGACGTGGAGGAGCTGTTAAACTTGTCCCTCAAAGGGCCTTTTCCCAACGCAGCCAGTGGAGAACCCACAGCGGCACTGGTCCCAATGGCGTGCGATGTGGTCCAGGAGTCTGTGCGGGAACAGGAACCTTCCACCAAGAAAATGAAGTACTCTGTTGGGAGTGGGAGTGAAGCAGAAACCAGTGACCAGCTTAGTTTCGGCCTGGTTTTCACACCAGCATCAGTAGGCAGGTCCAACAAGCTGATTCTCACTGTCAGGTGCAGGAAGACCCCAATACGAGGCCCGGGTCTGGGCACGGCGCCTTGTATTGGACCTGCAGAGAACATGTCCACCAGTGGGGGCAGCGATGGAGTGCTCTGATTGGATAGCCTCAATGTTCAGGCCATAGTTCCCTGGTTTGGAGGGCATGTATTACACTGAACCTCAAGTTACTAGTGTACTAGCGTCCTGCATGGAAACTTCGTCCCATTagtgagtgaatgtgagtgtgaatgagctgacatgtaaagcactttgtgacctatGTCTGTGAAAGCtgccatataaataaacattacttgcttatatcatatatcattgCACTACtgtcctattattattatcttgttatattcTATTTACTTTTGCACAAATTAGTCTCTAACTAATACATTTTCTGGTTTATTGTTATATTGATTGTAtagttgatttaatgtttacattgtgagagagagcacagttcaccaagtaaaattcctcgtgtgtataacatactgtacatggccattaaagttgattctgattcttactTACATGCAAACATTGTGCTGTAACTTGAACAAACCAGCTATAATCACCAGCACCTGGTGGGCACACAGCTCCTGTTCACTTACCTCTCTCCACTCATCCACTTGGTGAAATGTAGGATAAGATGCAGAATTATGTCAGGTAAAAAAGACCTGGTCTTTTTAGTTGGTTGAGTTGGTCATGGCGTCAAAATGGTAGCCTCTTCGTTCCCCCAAAGTTGCAGGGTCCCTCTCTGTCTGGCAAGTAATGCTCCCCTGAATCCTCCATTGCTCCAAGATTCAATTCAATAtcgcgcaaattacaacaaaagccaTCTAATAGCGTTATCTAAATATAGCATTcgtaataagaaggaaaaaccccaacaaaatccacattaaCAAgcaagaaaaaactcccttttaacaagtagaaatctccagcagaaccaggttcagaggtggcagccatctgctttgactggttaggattagtggacagaaggagcagaacagaacaggatggagagatagaacatcagagtgcccgagactagttgagccgtgaaccacagatcaggaactgccagctccagcttTCTGACACCaactaacacacacaaagcaaacgtGTACAAAGATGAATAAAAAGTAAAGATAGAATAATTACAATCATGGGGACACTCTGGACACCTACTTCAGacttggtggcagcaaaatttagtcttcaaagtattttttctttttaataatttcatttcGAATTAAGATTTGATGTGCAAAAGtaatgttccagcatttaaatgcgCAAGAGTGCACgtaatttatttcaaacaaaatattatattgcctaaaaaaacacatatgtTTTAAAGCTCACCTCTGAAAAACTGAGTAAGCAGCAGTATTCCCTGATTTCACCTTCTCTgcctttcctttctttctttttttgcgtttttgacctggttttcctttcttgaggaaaaacATGCTGCTGCTGTGTATCTGTGTATCTCCCGCTCCTTGTCACATCCACAGTAGAAGGacatgtgggtcgtaccatttgcacagttttaaagggggtggtaATAAGGcctgatgcagcatgaataattgttttagtgcaaaactgtgaTTACCAACCAGCTTATTTTTACACAGGGCCCTCttcattccaatataaataatctaGAACTGTTCAAAATGCATTGtcgtacatatatatataaaacagacttCAATGGGCCCCCACTTgccttgggccctgggtactcaGTACCCTTTACCACCCAGTCCGACCCCCCTGCCCGCAAGTGACTGGTTTTGGCTGGCTGCTCAtatttgaatagttttttttttctttttttaatatactccCCATTTTCCAGCAGTCtgaatgtaattttgttgcacTTCCTCCCATCACCACAAATTGCCATTGTTTTACATTAATAGTAGGGTGACGCTGTTGAGCTGCCGTCAGCTCAGATGCGTAAACATCAGGTCACCACCTGAAACACATTTAGGCAGTAACTGACCATTTTTGGCAGTATTGCACAGAGACATTGGTTTGATACTATGTAGCAACTCCTCTCTGAGTCATTTATGTCATTTCAACTAATAGCTCACACTTGGGTGTGAATTTTTTACCATatgttttgtgattatttaataGGAATTGTTCGGATCTTTGGTTTCAGCCCTCTGAAACTTTGG
Protein-coding regions in this window:
- the LOC114476983 gene encoding zinc finger protein 217-like; translation: MTTHSVLPLVLGTDGDAEHFVPLASCGSTSCMSHSEELAFLPESDVANCCMFCQQTFDHQEELGPHILTQHPTTWVEPGVLRVDAEFRMPMETCCSVVKQEEEEEAHSCILCGLVAQNAAKLESHMIKHKEYYGYCCKVCGRRYKQRHLLENHIKIHTKSKSQQYHLDSPVTINGVIQDPPPEPVTSVYKMCKVCGAILPDRDSLVEHSRVHNREREPNKEKNDFFESLAFQPKGSTNVLPVRTSRWIPQLNPITTCQAWQLDTKGKLAVRHKKTKRLSPKVSTNQENGASNEEDLHGNASKGQIDKPKKKQLGPKRQAQPQSTNRAEAPPPSLDAKQTRTSLPKQPEDGVEDGSDVAMITSEDGSYQSKRSKECSYCGKSFKSSDYLIIHRRIHTGEKPYKCVHCNYAAARKTSLKYHIERRHKDLTSLQSPSGPSSSSMKDQHMNKVPASNRIKPLLPAVRAQECSLSQSRVQVITEKEEFTSMTASPSSLSNATIPTLYPFPKLSHEDVKMEDVEDPLNLSLKGPFPNAASAEPTAALVPMAGVKEGSNDAVITGKDGSYQSKRSKECSYCGKSFKSSDYLIIHRRIHTGEKPYKCVHCNYAAARKTSLKYHIERRHKDLTSLQSPSGPSSSSMKDQHMNKVPSSNRIKPLLPAVRAQECSLSQSRVQVITEREEFTSMTASSSSSSLSDAAIPTLYTFPKLSPEDVKMEDVEELLNLSLKGPFPNAASGEPTAALVPMACDVVQESVREQEPSTKKMKYSVGSGSEAETSDQLSFGLVFTPASVGRSNKLILTVRCRKTPIRGPGLGTAPCIGPAENMSTSGGSDGVL